The stretch of DNA CTGGAACCCGTAGGCCAGCGCGACGCCGGTCAGGACAAGACGCAAGGGCGTCAGGCCGAGCGGCCCTCGCGCGGCCAGGTACACAAGGACGGTGGCGCCGAGCGCGCCGAGGAACGCGGCGGCGGACAACGCGTAGACGCCAAGACTGGCGAAGACCCCGAACACCACGACCGCGGTGGCCCCGACAGAGGCACCGGATGAGATGCCGAGGACGAACGGGTCCGCGAGGGCGTTGCGCACCAGCGCCTGGATGGCGACGCCGACGACCGAGAGCCCCGCCCCGACCACGGCGGCGAGCAGCACCCGTGGGGTGCGCACGTGCCAGACGATGGAGTAGCCGGTCACGTCATCGGCCCCGATGCTGCCGCCGGTGAGGGCGGCGGTCAGGAACCGCACGACGTCCCCGAGCGGCACGACGGTGGGACCGAGGGCGATCCCGGCGAGGACGGAGACGACCAGCGTCGCGGAGAGCACGGTCAGCGTGGTGACGAGCCGCCCGCGGCCCGCTTTGGCCGCTGCCGGCTCATAAGGGGCTGCCTCCGGGGAGGCAGTCCCGGACGATGCCTCTGTCGTGGCATCGGATGTGGCCTCGGTCATGAAGTCCCTTCACCCATCGGACAGTTCGAAGCGGTGCGCCGCTCCTGAGCGAACGCCGCACGGTCCAGTAGTCGGCGGTCGGTGCCGCCGAGTTCCCGGAGATTCACGAACTGCCCCGGTCACAGGCCGGGCTTGGTTCCTCGCACGATCAGGCGCCGCGAGTGTTGGTCGTAGATCTCACCGTCAAAGCCGCCGAAACACTCCACGCCGGTGAACCCGGCGTCCTCGAAGAGCGTGCGCAGTTCGGCGGCGCTGTAGAGGAAGGAGGTGATCGAGGCCTCGCGCGCCACCCCGCCCCGCACGAGCGTCCAGTCGGTCCGCAGCCGGGTCCAGCTGTCCAGGACGGTGTCGCGCTGCACCACGTACGCACCGTCGAGTTCGACGACCTGAGGGCGGCCGATCCACCCGGCGAGCACTTCCTTGCCCATCACGTCGACGAGCAGCTGCCCGCCCGGAACCAGCGAGTCATGCGCGTTGCGCAGCACCCGGAAGTTGTCCTGCGGGTCGTCGAAGTAGCCGAAGGAGGTGAAGACGTTGAGCACGACGTCGTACGTGTCCGGCTCGACGTGGGTGAGCATGTCAGCCCGGATCAGGCGGACATCGACCGCGGCTTCCTCGCACACGGCCTGCGCCCGCTCAAGCAGCCCGGCGCTGAGGTCCACCCCCGTGACGGTGTAGCCGCGGCGCACCAGCGGCACCAGGTAGAGGCCGGGCCCGCAGCACAGGTCCAGTACGCGGCTGCCCGCCGGGAATTGGAGCAGCGGCGAACGTGCGACGACGTCCGCCGTCTGAGCCCGCCGCCGCTCGGAGAACATCGTCTCGGAGAAGTCGGACCAGAATCCGTCGTCCTCGTACCAGTGCATGCTGCGGCAACCTCGATCCAGTGGGCCGTTCGGGACGTGCTCACCAGTGGTCGGCTGCGGATCACTTCTGGTTCCCGTTCTTCTGGAGGCGGAGCATCTCGCCGAGCCTGGCCACGTCGCAGGCCGCGTCACTGAATCCGCCGCACGCGGCCTCAACGCCCGCGCCGTCGACGATGTAGTACGCGGCTCCTCCACGCCGAGGCGGGACCAGGCCCGCAGGGGAAACGGAGAGGTCAGACAGGGCGGTTCAGCACAGTTGACTTGCAGGATGCGAAAGGCCCGAGCACGGCGCGGGCGCGCGCCGCCGGGCGCGGCCTGCGATCACCGTCAGCCCGTGGCGCTGGCTCGACGACGTGGCCCCTTCCTGGCCGGCCTCTGGTTCTTCCACACAAGTACTCGGAACGTCGGGAACCCATCGGTCGCTTGGAGACCAGCTACTTCGTTTGGAAGAGCGTCGACGCCTCGGAGTTCGTCCAGGATATCTTGCCTCTGGCGGCGGATCGCCTTGGCCCACTCCGGGTTCAGGTTCGCAGCAATTGGCTCTTCAAACCCCTTGATCTCAGTGAGCTCAGTGCAACGCATCAGCGTCCGCAGCGCCGACCATATGCGAGCATACTTGTTTCCAGCAGCTGCCCCGATCACGATGAGCAGCCCACCGGGAGTCAGACCGCTAGCCAATTGACGGAGTTCCATTTGGAATTCCTTGACGCTACCCTCCGCCGTAAGAAAGTTGCTCGTGACCACAAGGTCATAAGCACTGGGCCTGCCAACGCCGTCCTCTTCCGCGAACCGCCGGGCAGTAGCGCGCGTGATGGGTTCATCACTCTGATCAAATTCTGCGGAGATACTTTCTGCCGCGTGGTCGAGTGCTCTTACATGCTCGCGGATTACTGAGAACCCGGCGAGGTTGCTGTACTCAACGCGGAATGGAAACGCTCCAGGAGAGCTGGGAAGATCTGACCTCAGCGCTATCAGATGCTCTGATAGCGAGTGCAGGAGCCGCCCCCATGCCTCGCCTTTGTCCAATGCGTGCATACGCATCACAGGCAGAAACGGGACCTCATGCCCCGAGGTCTCGGCCCACAACGCCAAATCGGCGTAGAAGTCGCGCGCGGCGTACAAACCTGGGGCCGGCCCTGCCCCAACCTCAAGGACCGACATCTGTCGGCGACGCAGAGGGAGATGACCCGCGGCAAACAAGCGCTCCAAGACCTGCGTCACCCTGCCGTACCGATCGGTGAGGTGCTGCACCGTGTACGCCGCGGCTTCGTCGGAGTCCTGGAAATACAGTTCGTCGCAGCAATTGCGAGTCGGCGGTAACTTGGCACCCAAGGACTGCGGGCTACTGGACAGTTGCCTAGCCGTGTCGTTTACGGCTCGACACAACGTGGTGAGATGCGGCATCGTGAGACTGGCGTCAGACCTTCGCCACTCCTCCAGACTCTGAGCATGCTCGCGCTGCCATTGGCCAGCTAGCCAATGTGCCTGTGCAGACGCCCCGGTGGTTTCCATCCGGACCCCTCATCGTTCACGAGACCTGCGCTCCCGCTCAGCACACTACTCATCCTGCCCGAACTCGTGTGAGCTGGTCGCTACGCGAAGCGTCTCCCCCGAAGCTCCCGTCAGGTCCATCGCCAGAAGGCGCAGCACCTCCAGTCCGTATCCTCGTCACCCCTACTTCCAGCACCTGCTCCAGCAGCTCGGCCGCCATACCGAGTTGTACCGCCTCGGGCTTGTCCGCCGGCCGAGGTCGCCGCGCGCCTTGGGACTGCCGCATCACCGTCAGCCATGCCGTCGAGCAGCCAGAACCGTGGCTGGCGGCCGCCGAGGAGGCATCTCTCAGTTGCGCCACGTGGTGTTCGAAGCCGGGGACTATTACTGGGTCAAGGGCGGAGACTGGCGACCGGAGGAGGAGCGAGAACCGCGGCCTCACTCGCTAGAGGAGCTATGGGAGAACGAGCTCGTCCAGGAGGCAGGCACACACTCGATCCTGGACATCTTCCGCGTCGTAGGACCTGGCGAGAACCCGGACTGCAACACTGTGGAGCCCGTGACGGTCGAGGAAGCGCGCGAGCTGCTGGGTGCTGACAAGCTCACCCGTGAGCACGTCAAAGACTTCGATGTCTTCCCCCGATCGCGATGGATCGGACGCTGCGCAGTGCTGCACGACAGCGAGGGTAACCCTCAAGAGATCCACTTCTGGGGCCACTCGGGCGACTGAACTGTGGGGCGAGCACACGCCCGCTGACATCCACGCCTGACATCAACGAGGACGTATGCCAGCTGGTCCAGGAGCCCATCGCCTGGACCGTCGCCGAAACCGCGGCCGGGAGCCCGGTAACAGCAACAACTGCCCATGGCACGGTGGCATGTTGAGCTACCTCGGCTGCCGGGGGCACCAGCCTGACCTGGATGAACGGGCCGTATACCCAATTTGCGAGTTTAGGGCGTGATGCCCATGAGCGGGATCAAAACTGCTGGACAGGAAGCCACTCCCAGACAAAGGAGACATCATGTCCACCACGACAGTTCTGCCCCTGCACCCGGCCGAGCACGAGTGCCCTGCCTGGTGCGCCCGCGAGGCTCACGCGGAGGCAGTCGGGAGTCATGTCAGCACCCCGGTGCGTCTGCCTGCCCCTGCAGAGATGAGCCCGAGCCTCGAAGTCCCCTTGCTGTCCGTGCAGATCGGCCTCGGGCACGACGAGGAAGCGCGGGGCGAGCAGCCCCGTCTATGGCTGGCGGCCGTCGACGGTACGGCTGAACTGGGCCTCGCTGCCCTGGGGTCGTTCATCACCGGCCTGGACAACTTCGCCCTGCGGCTCCGAGGGCTGCGGCACCGGTTCGAGGCCGTCATCCTCGGCGGTGCGGCCGAAGCCGTCGACCTCTACCCGGCCGCCACTCATCCACTTGAACTCGTCGCCCCCTGTCCGCCCTGGTGCCAGTACCGGGACCAGGAGGAGCACAGTGTGAGCGGGCTCCTGGTCGACCAGTTCCATGCCACGGAGGAGGTCAGTATGGAGTTGGGGCTCCATCCGGTGGTGCACACGAAATACGGGCGGGAGGCAGAGACACTCGATCTCGTCATGGAGCACATGCCGCATGCCCCGCTTCCTCTGATCGACCTCACCATCGGCACCACCCAGAAGCGGCACCACGTGGAGATGACCTTCGACGAGGCAGACCAACTGCGGGCTTGCCTCAATGAGTTCATCGGGCAGGGACGCGAGTACGCCCGCCCGGAAGCCGTCGCATCCCTGCAGGAGCTCGTCGGCTACTGCGGCGTGCGGATCGTGGAGCACCAGAGCGACGCTAGGGGCTTCTTCGGTCACGCCGTCGGCGATACGCGGCAAGGCGGGCCGGTCTGGGTGACCGTCCCCAGGGAAACCACCGGCCCGTGCCTGGAAGACCGGGTGAAGCACCTGCTGGCAGAGATGCACGAGACACAACGGGAACTGACCGCCCACGACGGCGCAGAGGTCCGACAGGCGGGGACCCCGCCAGAGCCGCTCTCATGGCTGAGGGGGCAGGCAGCGGCGTGAGCCATTGAGTCACCCGCCATGAAGGCCAGGGCGCCGTATGCCATGAACGCAGATACGGCGCCCTGATTCGCGTCTGGCTCCTCGCACCCCTCGCGGCGGGCGCCGCCGCTCACACAAGACGCGGACGAGGCTCCTTTAGGCCCCGCTCGCCCTGAGCATGTCCTCGCGCTCGACGATCTTCACGCGCTCGCGCTCCTCCGCCACGCCGAGGGCCTTCTCCGCGGCGTCGAGGCGGTACCAGCCCTCCCAGGTGGTGAAGCGGACGTTCCGCTCGCCGAGGAAGGCTTCCACGGCCGCCGGATCGGGGGCGGTGGGCGTGTGCAGACGGGCGTTCGCGTGATCGTCCAGGAGGCTGGCGACCGTCTCGTTGGCGTCGCCCTTGGTGTGGCCGATGAGGCCAACGGGTCCGCGGCGGATCCAGCCGGTGACGTACGTCGACTGCAGGTGCTCGCCGGTCTCCTCGATGACCCGGCCGCCCTTGTCCGGCACCGTGCCCGACGCGATGTCCCAGGGCAGCTTGGGCAGCTCGTCGGAGAGGTAGCCCACGGCGCGGTAGACGGCGCCGAGGTCCCACTCCTTGAACTCGCCGGTTCCCTTGACGTTGCCGGTGCCGTCGAGGGCGGTGCGCTCGGTGCGCAGGCCCACCACCCGGCCGTCCTCTCCGAGGATCTCGGTCGGCGACTCGAAGAAGTGCAGGAAGAGCTTGTGCGGGCGGTCACCGACGTCGCGGATGGCCCAGTTCTCCAGGGTCTTGGCCACCATGTCGGCCTGCTTGTTGCCGCGCCGGGTCGCGATCGAGCCATCGTCGTAGTCGATGTCCTCGGGGTCGACGATGACCTCGATGTTCGGGGAGTGATCGAGCTCCCGCAGCTCCATCGGACTGAACTTGGCCTGCGCGGGGCCGCGACGCCCGAAGACGTGCACCTCACGAGCCTTGTTGGCCTTGAGTCCCTCGTGGACGTTCGGCGGGATCTCGGTCGACAGGAGCTCGTCCGCGGTCTTGGCGAGGATGCGCGCCACGTCCAGGGCCACGTTGCCGACGCCCAGGACGGCGACCTTCTCCGCGTCGAGCGGCCAGGTGCGCGGGACCTCCGGGTGCCCGTCGTACCAGGAGACGAAGTCCGCGGCGCCGTGCGAGCCGTCGAGGTCGATGCCGGGGATGTCGAGTGCCCGGTCGGCCGTCGCGCCGGTGGAGAAGATCACCGCGTCGTAGAAGCTGCGCAGGTCGTCCAGGTCGATGTCGTTCGGGTAGTCGACGTTGCCGAAGAAGCGGATCTGAGGCTTGTCCAGGACCTGATGCAGGGCCGTGACGATGCCCTTGATCCGCGGGTGGTCGGGGGCGACGCCGTAGCGGATGAGGCCGAAGGGCGCGGGCATCCGCTCGAAGAGGTCGATCGACACACCGGGCTCGACCGCCGCTGCGGATTTCAGCAGCGCGTCGGCGGCGTAGATGCCGGCCGGACCGGCTCCGACAACGGCTACCCGCAGAGGGCGAGACATGATCAGGTTTCCCTTCGAGCGAAGACGTGGGGCTCGTGGGGAAGCCTAAACTAAGGCAATCCTAAGTTAGTACCCGGCCTTGACCTATGACCTCATAAGGACAGCTTATGGGGTCACGAAGGCAGGGTTTGAGCCGCAGGTCGCACGCGGGAGCGGGACGCCAGGGAACCCGGGGCACGGCCACCTCGTTGTCAACACGCCGCACACGCAACAGAGTTGCGGCAATTGAGGCTCCCCACCCCCGCTCTCCACGGAGGCCCCGGAACATGACCCGCGATCACCGGAATCACCCCCAGCCTTCCCGGCGCACCGTCCTCGGCGGCGCCACCCTCGCAGCCCTCACGGTGGCGACCGGCGCCGGAACGGCCGGGGCAGCCACCACCGCGCACGGCGCCACATGGCCGACCGAGTTCCCGCTCCCCGACGGCTTCCTCCCCGAGGGGATAGCCATCGGCAGAAAGCCATACGCCTACATGGGCTCGCGCGCCAACGGCGCCGTCTACCGCACCGACCTGCGCACCGGCCGGGGCGAAGTCTTCTACGAGGGCGCCGCGGGCATGGTGGCGGTCGGTCTGAAGCTGGACGACGACGGCCTGCTCTACATCGCCGGTAACACCGGGGTCGCGCGGGTCCTCGACACCCGCAGCGGCAAGCTCGTGGCCACGTACCAACTCACGGAAGCCGCCGGCCACTTCATCAATGACGTCACCCTGCTCGGCGACCGCGCCTGGTTCACCGACTCGCGCGACAGCGTGCTCCACGGAGTGCCGCGCAGCGGCAAGGGCAAGGTGCGCGCGCTGCCGCTCGGCGGCGACTGGGTGCAGACACCGGACGTGATCAACGCCAACGGCATCGTCGGCACGCCGGACGGCCGGGGCCTGATCGTCGTCAGCAGCTCCCCCGGCAAGCTCTATCGGGTGCATCTCAAGACCGGGCACGCCACCGAGATCACGCTGGTCGGCGCGGACAACGTGGTCAACGGCGACGGCCTCCTGCGCATCGGCCGCACCCTGTACGTCGTACAGAACCGGCTGAACCTCATCAGCGTGTTCCACCTCGACGCCCAGGCGGGCTCCGCCACCCTGCGCCACACGATCACCGACCCCCGCTTCGACGTGCCCACCACCGCGGCCCGCTGGGGCGACCGTCTCTATCTCGTCAACGCCCGCTTCACCAGCCCGCAGGAGCCGGGGACGACGTTCAACGCCGTCGCCGTTCCCCTCTGAGTTCCCCTCTGAATACCCCCTGAAGCGCGGGCGGGCGGCACCCATTGCATGATCAAAAGCGGCGTCGGGTTAGCATATGAGCGCCGCCTAGCTCGAAAGATACTCCTGTGACTGTCAATGACGACTCGTTCACCAATTGGAAGCACCGCGAGGAGATCGCGGAGTCGATGATCCCGATCATCGGGAAGCTGCACCGGGAGCGGGACGTGACCGTCCTGCTCCACAGCCGCTCCTTGGTGAACAAGTCGGTGGTCAGCCTCCTGAAGACCCACCGATTCGCCCGGCAGATAGCCGGTGAGGAACTCTCCGTCACCGAGACGCTGCCGTTCCTCCAGGCCCTCACGACGCTCGATCTCGGTCCTTCGCAGATCGACCTCGGCCTGCTCGCGGAGGCGTACAGGACCGATGACCGCGGTCTGTCGGTCGCGGAGTTCACCGCCGAGGCCGTCGCCGGCGCCACGGGCGAGAACAAGATCGAGAGCCGCGAGGGACGCGACGTCGTCCTCTACGGGTTCGGTCGCATCGGCCGCCTCGTCGCCCGCCTGCTCATCGAGAAGGCCGGTTCGGGCAACGGCCTTCGCTTGCGCGCCGTCGTCGTCCGCAAGGGCGGCGATCAGGACTTGGTCAAGCGCGCCTCGCTGCTGCGCCGTGACTCCATCCACGGCCAGTTCCAGGGCACGATCACCGTCGACGAGGCGAACAGCACGATCATCGCCAACGGCAACGAGATCAAGGTGATCTACGCCAACGACCCCTCCGAGGTCGACTACACGGCGTACGGCGTCAAGGACGCCATCCTCATCGACAACACCGGCAAGTGGCGCGACCGCGAGGGGCTCTCCCAGCACCTGCGCCCCGGTATCGACAAGGTCGTCCTGACGGCGCCGGGCAAGGGCGACGTCCCGAACATCGTGCACGGCGTCAACCACGACACGATCAAGCCGGACGAGCAGATCCTGTCCTGCGCCTCCTGCACCACGAACGCGATCGTGCCGCCCCTGAAGGCCATGGCCGACGAGTACGGCGTGCTGCGCGGCCATGTGGAGACCGTCCACTCGTTCACCAACGACCAGAACCTCCTGGACAACTTCCACAAGGCCGACCGCCGCGGCCGCTCCGCGCCGCTGAACATGGTCATCACCGAGACCGGCGCCGCCTCCGCCGTCGCCAAGGCACTGCCCGACCTCAAGGCGCCCATCACCGGCAGCTCGATCCGCGTCCCCGTCCCGGACGTCTCGATCGCCATCCTGAGCCTGCGCCTGGGCCGCGAGACCACCCGCGAAGAGGTCCTCGAGCACCTCCGCGACGTCTCGCTGCACTCGCCGCTGAAGCGACAGATCGACTTCACGACCGCTCCCGACGCCGTCTCCATGGACTTCGTCGGCTCGCGGCACGCCTCGATCGTCGACGCGGGCGCCACGAAGGTCGACGGCGACAACGCGATTCTCTACCTCTGGTACGACAACGAGTTCGGCTACTCGTGCCAGGTCATCCGCGTCGTCCAGCACGTCTCCGGCGTGGAGTACCCGACGTACCCGGTGCCGGTGGTCTGACACCGGCCCTGACACGGGTGACTGCGAAAACGGCGGTGGGCGGCAAGGGATCCCCTTGCCGCCCACCGCCGTTTTCGCGGTCACCCGCCGAGCAGCCTGCGCGCCCCCAGCGCGAGCGAGATCTCCACGAGGTCACCGACCCGGGTGAGGCTGCGACCCGTCAACTGCTCGACGCGTCGCAGGCGGTTGAGGACGGTGTTGCGGTGGCAGTAGAGGCGGGCGCCCGCGCGCTGCGCGGAGCCATCCGTCTCCAGCCAGACGACGAGCGTGTCGAGCAGGAGGTCCCGGTCGGTGGGGTCGAGGGACCGTAACTGGCCGAGTACGCGCTCGGCGAGCGCTTCCGCAAGATCGGGCGACGAGACGACGAGGGCGTCGGGCAGACGTTCGTCCAGGAGTACGGTGCCGCCGCTGCGGGGGCAGGCGCGCAGCGCCGTGTCGGCGAGGCGGCGGGCGTGCGGGACGGCGGCAAGGCCCTCCACGGGCGAACCGATGCCGGCGCGGGCCCCGGTCGGCAGGGCGAGGCCGGCGCCGAGCGCGGACAGTTCGGCCGCCGGGTCGCCTTCGGCGTCGCCGAGCAGCACCAAGGCGTACTGGGTGTCGGGACCGGCGTGGCGCAGGGCCCGCGTCCCCGGCGGCAGGGTGAGGATGCACTCCTCTCCCGCCAAGGCGATCACGGCGTACCACCCGTCCTCGGGCAGGCCCAGGACTTCGGCGGCGGTGGGCAGGTCGGTGAGGCGGGCGCTCCCGTCGAGGAGGCCCGCGGTCAGGAGCCGCATCCGGTTCTCGTGCCGCCAGGCGATGCGGCGCTCGGTGCGGCGGTAGGCGTCGGCGACCACGCCGCAGTGCTCGTCGACGAAGTTCCACACGTCC from Streptomyces sp. BA2 encodes:
- a CDS encoding class I SAM-dependent methyltransferase codes for the protein MHWYEDDGFWSDFSETMFSERRRAQTADVVARSPLLQFPAGSRVLDLCCGPGLYLVPLVRRGYTVTGVDLSAGLLERAQAVCEEAAVDVRLIRADMLTHVEPDTYDVVLNVFTSFGYFDDPQDNFRVLRNAHDSLVPGGQLLVDVMGKEVLAGWIGRPQVVELDGAYVVQRDTVLDSWTRLRTDWTLVRGGVAREASITSFLYSAAELRTLFEDAGFTGVECFGGFDGEIYDQHSRRLIVRGTKPGL
- a CDS encoding glyceraldehyde-3-phosphate dehydrogenase; this encodes MTVNDDSFTNWKHREEIAESMIPIIGKLHRERDVTVLLHSRSLVNKSVVSLLKTHRFARQIAGEELSVTETLPFLQALTTLDLGPSQIDLGLLAEAYRTDDRGLSVAEFTAEAVAGATGENKIESREGRDVVLYGFGRIGRLVARLLIEKAGSGNGLRLRAVVVRKGGDQDLVKRASLLRRDSIHGQFQGTITVDEANSTIIANGNEIKVIYANDPSEVDYTAYGVKDAILIDNTGKWRDREGLSQHLRPGIDKVVLTAPGKGDVPNIVHGVNHDTIKPDEQILSCASCTTNAIVPPLKAMADEYGVLRGHVETVHSFTNDQNLLDNFHKADRRGRSAPLNMVITETGAASAVAKALPDLKAPITGSSIRVPVPDVSIAILSLRLGRETTREEVLEHLRDVSLHSPLKRQIDFTTAPDAVSMDFVGSRHASIVDAGATKVDGDNAILYLWYDNEFGYSCQVIRVVQHVSGVEYPTYPVPVV
- a CDS encoding FAD-dependent oxidoreductase, with the translated sequence MSRPLRVAVVGAGPAGIYAADALLKSAAAVEPGVSIDLFERMPAPFGLIRYGVAPDHPRIKGIVTALHQVLDKPQIRFFGNVDYPNDIDLDDLRSFYDAVIFSTGATADRALDIPGIDLDGSHGAADFVSWYDGHPEVPRTWPLDAEKVAVLGVGNVALDVARILAKTADELLSTEIPPNVHEGLKANKAREVHVFGRRGPAQAKFSPMELRELDHSPNIEVIVDPEDIDYDDGSIATRRGNKQADMVAKTLENWAIRDVGDRPHKLFLHFFESPTEILGEDGRVVGLRTERTALDGTGNVKGTGEFKEWDLGAVYRAVGYLSDELPKLPWDIASGTVPDKGGRVIEETGEHLQSTYVTGWIRRGPVGLIGHTKGDANETVASLLDDHANARLHTPTAPDPAAVEAFLGERNVRFTTWEGWYRLDAAEKALGVAEERERVKIVEREDMLRASGA
- a CDS encoding PucR family transcriptional regulator, with translation MPHVLRSRVGPLHEVPAIAPLAPGARSLLDAEAVAVLHRAARALLRDLPAMTDRLVAELREREPAYRADIEARPTEVWQEVHRSLRYSVTSLLQPGETREAAHRTSIQIAGVRAERGLPLDALLHAFRLGGAMVWQGLVEEVSRGNPDDMRLLIHVATDVWNFVDEHCGVVADAYRRTERRIAWRHENRMRLLTAGLLDGSARLTDLPTAAEVLGLPEDGWYAVIALAGEECILTLPPGTRALRHAGPDTQYALVLLGDAEGDPAAELSALGAGLALPTGARAGIGSPVEGLAAVPHARRLADTALRACPRSGGTVLLDERLPDALVVSSPDLAEALAERVLGQLRSLDPTDRDLLLDTLVVWLETDGSAQRAGARLYCHRNTVLNRLRRVEQLTGRSLTRVGDLVEISLALGARRLLGG
- a CDS encoding FecCD family ABC transporter permease codes for the protein MTEATSDATTEASSGTASPEAAPYEPAAAKAGRGRLVTTLTVLSATLVVSVLAGIALGPTVVPLGDVVRFLTAALTGGSIGADDVTGYSIVWHVRTPRVLLAAVVGAGLSVVGVAIQALVRNALADPFVLGISSGASVGATAVVVFGVFASLGVYALSAAAFLGALGATVLVYLAARGPLGLTPLRLVLTGVALAYGFQALMSVIVFLSPNGQAARTVLFWLLGSLGSASWESLPLAAGAVLVTVVVLLRQSRSLDVLSLGDETAASLGVDAEALRRRLFLLTAAVTGLIVAVSGAIGFVGLVLPHVVRILVGSTHRRVLAVAPLAGACFLVWVDLVARTAFAPEELPLGVITALIGVPVFIVLMRRRGYLFGGR
- a CDS encoding DUF6907 domain-containing protein, which codes for MSTTTVLPLHPAEHECPAWCAREAHAEAVGSHVSTPVRLPAPAEMSPSLEVPLLSVQIGLGHDEEARGEQPRLWLAAVDGTAELGLAALGSFITGLDNFALRLRGLRHRFEAVILGGAAEAVDLYPAATHPLELVAPCPPWCQYRDQEEHSVSGLLVDQFHATEEVSMELGLHPVVHTKYGREAETLDLVMEHMPHAPLPLIDLTIGTTQKRHHVEMTFDEADQLRACLNEFIGQGREYARPEAVASLQELVGYCGVRIVEHQSDARGFFGHAVGDTRQGGPVWVTVPRETTGPCLEDRVKHLLAEMHETQRELTAHDGAEVRQAGTPPEPLSWLRGQAAA
- a CDS encoding SMP-30/gluconolactonase/LRE family protein → MTRDHRNHPQPSRRTVLGGATLAALTVATGAGTAGAATTAHGATWPTEFPLPDGFLPEGIAIGRKPYAYMGSRANGAVYRTDLRTGRGEVFYEGAAGMVAVGLKLDDDGLLYIAGNTGVARVLDTRSGKLVATYQLTEAAGHFINDVTLLGDRAWFTDSRDSVLHGVPRSGKGKVRALPLGGDWVQTPDVINANGIVGTPDGRGLIVVSSSPGKLYRVHLKTGHATEITLVGADNVVNGDGLLRIGRTLYVVQNRLNLISVFHLDAQAGSATLRHTITDPRFDVPTTAARWGDRLYLVNARFTSPQEPGTTFNAVAVPL